The DNA region AGGGCAGCCATCATTCTCTTTGTTTTCATAAATACCTCCTTATTTATTGGTTAATAATATTTAAGTTACGAGCTACTAGTTTCTTGCCAGATTAAATCTCAGCCCGATATACGCTTTCGCCCCATGCATCGGCCCCCACACCATAGTGGCATCAAAGTTTTCTCCCCACGGATTAGACGCATCGATTATCGGATTCTTCTGCTTAAAGTTCGTCAGGTTCTCACCACCGATATAAACAGACCAGCGACGGAAATAGCGCGTCACCTGTGCACTGAGTTGCTGGAAACTACCGTAGCGACGTTCCCACGAAAGACTTCCGTCGGATAGTTCGTAAGGATCGGGCATTCTTCCACCACCATTCAACTGTAAGGTAGCATCAAATTGCCACAAGCCCAGAGGAGTCTGATAAGAAGCGGTCAACAAGCCTTTATACTTACCAGTAAGCGGCTTCTCCATCAATTTACCATTATAGGTAGTTTTCGCATCCGTCAGACGGTAAGCTGCCGTCAGAGTGAAGCCTTTAAACAACGGATAATTGGCTTCTACCTGGAATACGTGCGAATAAGAACGCCCATCCAGATTGTAAAAAGCCACTTCATGCGGATTGCTGTCCATATCCACTACTACCTGTTTCAGAAAATCCGTATAGTAATATTCTGTATTCACATTCAGCGTCTTACCGAAAAGGGGAATATAAGTCGAAACACTCGCACCGTAATTCCACGCTTCCTCCTGATCCAAATGAGAAGCAATCTTCATCTTGCGGCTACTTGCCAGAAGATAGTTATTCTCCGCCAATACATGATTCGTACGATATCCCTTGCCGGCAGACACGCGGAAGTGCAGATATTCATTCGGATTATACTTGACGTGGGCACGCGGTGTCACAAAAAAGCCGTATTCACTACTGTAATCTCCCCGAATACCCCCCATCAGCATCAACTGATCGTTCAGATTGAATGTATATTGGACATAAGCTCCCGGAACAGACTCCTTCACAAATTTCTTCGTCAGCCCTTCTTCTGCCTGATTCGTCAGCCGATAGTTCAGATCGTAGCCGTCATAGTTGAAACTTAATCCGGCAGACAGGCTATGCTGTTTGCTGAGCTCCGTTTCAAACAGCAGCGAAGCATAAAAATTACTCTGATCCACATCATACAGTTTACGCCCGTAATTGGCATCCTGATTATGCAACGTTCCCTGTAAAATCAAAGCAAGATTCGTATTCTTCTCTTTGTCGAAGATATAAGCATTCTTCGTGAACGCTTCGTAACGATTTGTTTTGATACCTATTTCATACAGGTCATGCGAAGGAGTATTTCCATGTGCAATCTGACCGCTGTTTCGAGTTTCATGCAACGCCTTTATACCTGCCTGGAATACATAGTGGTCACCCATATATGCCCATCGGTTCCAGACATTATATTGCTCCACACGAGGTATATCCACAAAACCATCATCATTAGAGTCATGAGATTTCGTCTCATTCTCATAATGTGCCAACAAAGAAGTGCTCCACCGCTTCGACAATTTTACCGTAGCATCCGCATTGGCTTCGTAGCGGTTCGTACTACTGGCAAAGAGATTTGCCGACACCCAATCCGCTTCCGGCAATTGAGGCTTCTTGAATTCTACATTGATCTGTCCGGTTATGGACTCATATCCATTTTTCACGGACGAACTTCCTTTGCTGACCTGTATACTCTGCATCCACGGCCCGGGTACGTATCCTAAACCATAAGGAGCTGCCGCTCCCCGGAAATTGGGGATATTCTCGGTCATCATCTGCACATACGTACCGGAAAGTCCTAACAGCTTAATTTGTTTGGCTCCCGTAGCTGCATCCGAGTAGCTGACATCCACGGAAGGATTCGTCACAAAGCTCTCTCCCAGATTACAGCAAGCCGCACGTGTCAGTTCGGCACTACTGATCATATCTTCATTCATCACACTGGTACGCAGTTTCATAGTTCCCAGTTTGCGGGTCACTACATTTACTTCACTCAGTTCCACTCCTTCACGGAGAACAATATCAAGTTGTTGGTTTCCTTTGTCTACATGTATCGTGTCATTCTCAAAACCAATAAAACTAACCACAAGCATGTGGCTACGAGCAGGTTTATGAATGGAAAAGTTACCGTCTTCATTGGTAGTTACTCCATTGGTTGTATTCATCCAAAACACATTCGCTCCCGGAATAGGTTCTCCGGCAGCATCTTTTACGACACCTGTTACTTGCGCCTGCAAAAAATTAAAAGTAAAAAGTGAAATTAATAAGAATATATATTTCATATATCTGAATTCATTTATTAAGGGTACAAAAATAGGATATATGTCGTGCAACAAGGTTGCAAGACCATCCAGCTATCAATTTTTTAAAAGAGAACGTGCAAAGAATCTTCCATTTCGTCCGTACTATCTCCCTATTGCCTCCATATCATCTCCGTACTCTTAGATACGGACAAATACGGACCAGACACAGTTCAGATATAGCTTTGGATAGAACCGGGCAGGAAGAAAAACACTTCTCCTGCACACCAATTGATTTTAAATAATGAGAACAGAATATAAGGCCAGATACTGCCTCGAACTATCAGGATGCGGAGGTACGGCATACGACACCTCTTTCAATTCCCTCGTAGGCAAGGAGTATTGGAATTCCGGCAATACTTCGCAGAAAAGTTGAATGACAGGTACGGTTATAACAGGACTTTCACATGAATATTTCACCAAATCCACTTTATAAAAAGTAGCCGTACAGCCTTCGTCTTTGCAAGATTTTTCCGGTTTATGAGAAGTTTTATGAGATTTATGGCATTTGGCACAGCCATTGGTGCAACATGCTTGCGCTGTCTCGCAGCGGGCACAACAATAATGGACAATAGAAACTCCTGCCCCTGCATAAACAACCACCAGAGACAATAAAACTGCCAATATGTAACGAAGTCTCTTCATATCCGGTGCAAAGATAGCCAGATAAAAGCATTCATACCTATCTTTTTTCATTTTTTATATGTTCTATTCGTTAATATGTTCTATATTTGTCGATAACGAACTGATATCGAAATGTTGAATTTAACGAAGAAAGTCCAAATGAAAAAGCAATATGTCAGCCTACTTGTCATTCTACTTGCGGCAAGTGGCTTTTTATTTTCTTGCGGTAACACCGTGAACAAAAGCGCGGGTGCGCTGGAGTTCGACAGTATACAGGTAAATGAAGTAGCCCACCTCTTCGGAGACACTGCGAAGCCCGGCTGCAACATCATCATCAACTTTGCATACGCTAATCAGTCGTCCGACGAAAAGCTGAAAGACAGTCTGAACACCTATTTCCTTTCAGCCTGTTTCGGAGATAAATACATGACTCTGAAACCTGAAGAGGCGGTAAAGCTTTACAAGGAAACCTATATCAAGGATTACCTGAAAGATTTGGAACCGATGTATGCCAAAGATGAAGCTGAAAAGGAGGACTCTGCTTCAATATTAGCTTGGTATTCTTATTATAAAGGTATTGAAAGCCACGTGCAGTATTATAAAAAACATCTGCTGGTTTATCGCATCGACTACAATGAATATACCGGAGGCGCACATGGTATTTATATGTCTACTTTCCTGAATATGGACCTGCGCACCTTGAGCCCGATACGTCTGGATGATATTTTTGTAGGAGAATATCAGGAAGCTCTCACCGATTTATTATGGAACCAGCTCATGGCAGACAATAAAGTTACTACACGCCAGGAAGTGGAGGATATGGGCTATACAAGTACAGGAGACCTGGAACCGACTGAGAACTTCTACCTAAGCCCCAAAGGTATCACCTTCTATTATAACATTTATGAAATTGCTCCTTATGTGATGGGCCCGGTAGAAATTACCTTGCCTTATGAGATCATGTCACATCTGCTGAGTGATGATACTATGGCATTGAACGAAATAAGAAACGAGAACTAATAATTCATAAATTATTCACATGGAAATCATTCTAAAGTACTTCCCAGACCTCACAGAGGCGCA from Bacteroides sp. MSB163 includes:
- a CDS encoding TonB-dependent receptor; amino-acid sequence: MKYIFLLISLFTFNFLQAQVTGVVKDAAGEPIPGANVFWMNTTNGVTTNEDGNFSIHKPARSHMLVVSFIGFENDTIHVDKGNQQLDIVLREGVELSEVNVVTRKLGTMKLRTSVMNEDMISSAELTRAACCNLGESFVTNPSVDVSYSDAATGAKQIKLLGLSGTYVQMMTENIPNFRGAAAPYGLGYVPGPWMQSIQVSKGSSSVKNGYESITGQINVEFKKPQLPEADWVSANLFASSTNRYEANADATVKLSKRWSTSLLAHYENETKSHDSNDDGFVDIPRVEQYNVWNRWAYMGDHYVFQAGIKALHETRNSGQIAHGNTPSHDLYEIGIKTNRYEAFTKNAYIFDKEKNTNLALILQGTLHNQDANYGRKLYDVDQSNFYASLLFETELSKQHSLSAGLSFNYDGYDLNYRLTNQAEEGLTKKFVKESVPGAYVQYTFNLNDQLMLMGGIRGDYSSEYGFFVTPRAHVKYNPNEYLHFRVSAGKGYRTNHVLAENNYLLASSRKMKIASHLDQEEAWNYGASVSTYIPLFGKTLNVNTEYYYTDFLKQVVVDMDSNPHEVAFYNLDGRSYSHVFQVEANYPLFKGFTLTAAYRLTDAKTTYNGKLMEKPLTGKYKGLLTASYQTPLGLWQFDATLQLNGGGRMPDPYELSDGSLSWERRYGSFQQLSAQVTRYFRRWSVYIGGENLTNFKQKNPIIDASNPWGENFDATMVWGPMHGAKAYIGLRFNLARN
- a CDS encoding DUF3298 and DUF4163 domain-containing protein, with translation MKKQYVSLLVILLAASGFLFSCGNTVNKSAGALEFDSIQVNEVAHLFGDTAKPGCNIIINFAYANQSSDEKLKDSLNTYFLSACFGDKYMTLKPEEAVKLYKETYIKDYLKDLEPMYAKDEAEKEDSASILAWYSYYKGIESHVQYYKKHLLVYRIDYNEYTGGAHGIYMSTFLNMDLRTLSPIRLDDIFVGEYQEALTDLLWNQLMADNKVTTRQEVEDMGYTSTGDLEPTENFYLSPKGITFYYNIYEIAPYVMGPVEITLPYEIMSHLLSDDTMALNEIRNEN